The following proteins are co-located in the Nitrospirota bacterium genome:
- the tnpB gene encoding IS66 family insertion sequence element accessory protein TnpB, producing MFVVPVNISVYLAMGHTDMRKAINGLSVLVESSMQLDPFSGNLFVFTNRRRNILKILYWDRNGFCLFQKRLEKHRFRWPDSYNNGVVEMEGRELSWLLEGLDTRDVRAHDKLSYTALV from the coding sequence ATGTTTGTAGTGCCTGTAAATATTAGCGTCTATCTTGCCATGGGACACACGGATATGCGCAAAGCGATCAACGGACTTTCAGTGCTGGTAGAGAGCAGTATGCAACTTGATCCGTTCTCCGGGAATCTTTTTGTATTTACGAACCGGCGCCGTAATATTTTAAAAATCCTCTACTGGGATAGAAATGGGTTTTGCCTTTTTCAGAAGCGTTTGGAGAAGCACCGGTTCCGGTGGCCTGACTCATACAATAATGGGGTGGTGGAGATGGAGGGGCGAGAGCTTTCCTGGCTGCTTGAGGGACTCGATACCCGGGATGTCAGGGCGCATGACAAG